A region from the Triticum urartu cultivar G1812 chromosome 1, Tu2.1, whole genome shotgun sequence genome encodes:
- the LOC125509490 gene encoding salt tolerance receptor-like cytoplasmic kinase 1 yields MGQRFRFFCCGCGANAADGDMEVDDESECGGGKGGEEAGARQLSWAQVERMTGGFTSAVVGEGGFSTVYLARLSGALAAVKVHRSSERIHRVFRQELETLLRIRHPHIVRLLGFCEQQDEGVLVLEFAANGNLYEKLHGGGKAAGAMPWARRVSVALQVAQALEYLHERCEPQVVHGDVKASNVLLDASMSAKLCDFGSARMGFSAAVRPRSSAHTMLGSPGYVDPHYIRSGVVTKKTDVYSFGVLLLELLTGIEAFCPVEGRLLTAALAPRLKAACDARMLVDERLGSAYDAGEASAVAALAASCVGQNPSLRPSMGDVVRTLEQSAQGSILAAGRGSDGQGKL; encoded by the exons ATGGGGCAGAGGTTCAGGTTCTTCTGCTGCGGCTGCGGGGCCAATGCGGCCGACGGCGACATGGAGGTGGACGACGAGTCGGAGTGCGGCGGGGGCAAAGGGGGCGAGGAGGCCGGGGCGCGGCAGCTGTCGTGGGCGCAGGTGGAGAGGATGACGGGCGGGTTCACCTCCGCCGTGGTCGGCGAGGGCGGCTTCAGCACCGTCTACCTCGCGCGCCTCTCCGGCGCGCTCGCCGCCGTCAAGGTCCACCGCAGCAGCGAGCGCATCCACCGCGTGTTTCGTCAGGAGCTCGAGACGCTCCTCCGCATCCGCCACCCGCACATCGTCCGCCTCCTCGGCTTCTGCGAGCAGCAAG ATGAGGGCGTGCTGGTGCTGGAGTTCGCGGCGAACGGGAACCTGTACGAGAAGCTCCACGGCGGCGGCAAGGCCGCGGGGGCGATGCCGTGGGCGCGGCGGGTGTCGGTGGCGCTGCAGGTGGCGCAGGCGCTCGAGTACCTGCACGAGCGCTGCGAGCCGCAGGTGGTGCACGGCGACGTGAAGGCGTCCAACGTGCTCCTGGACGCGTCCATGTCCGCCAAGCTCTGCGACTTCGGGTCGGCGCGGATGGGGTTCTCCGCCGCCGTCCGCCCGCGGTCGTCGGCGCACACCATGCTCGGCTCGCCGGGGTACGTCGACCCGCACTACATCCGGTCCGGCGTGGTCACCAAGAAGACGGACGTGTACAGCTTCGGGGTGCTGCTGCTGGAGCTCCTGACCGGCATCGAGGCCTTCTGCCCCGTGGAGGGCCGGCTGCTGACCGCCGCCCTCGCCCCGCGGCTCAAGGCCGCCTGCGACGCGCGGATGCTGGTGGACGAGAGGCTCGGAAGCGCGTACGACGCGGGCGAGGCGTCCGCCGTGGCCGCGCTGGCGGCGTCGTGCGTGGGGCAGAACCCCAGCCTCCGCCCGTCCATGGGCGACGTGGTGCGCACCCTGGAGCAGAGCGCGCAGGGGTCCATCCTGGCCGCGGGGAGAGGATCGGACGGCCAGGGGAagctgtga